Proteins encoded by one window of Arachis ipaensis cultivar K30076 chromosome B04, Araip1.1, whole genome shotgun sequence:
- the LOC107636999 gene encoding uncharacterized protein LOC107636999, with protein MSDDEIKQLCLMDIDKILHSYDKTLKDYPSMPLATEVDSSLLTERVIREELNFNRDDLKKNASNMLAIATPEQKYAFDKIVTAIYCDEGGFFFVYGDGSTGKTFL; from the coding sequence ATGTCAGATGATGAGATTAAGCAGTTGTGCTTAATGGATATAGACAAGATCTTACATTCCTATGATAAAACCTTGAAAGACTATCCTTCTATGCCTTTAGCAACTGAAGTTGATAGTTCTTTGTTAACCGAAAGGGTTATCAGGGAAGAGCTAAACTTTAACAGGGATGATTTAAAGAAAAATGCCTCAAACATGTTAGCCATCGCAACACCTGAGCAGAAATATGCATTCGATAAAATTGTTACAGCTATATATTGTGATGAAGGGGGTTTTTTCTTTGTGTATGGTGATGGGAGTACTGGAAAAACATTTCTCTAG